The genomic window ACTTTTCATCAAACTATCGTAAAATATATTCAAAAAGTAAGTTTCCTAGGAGGTTTTTTTACAATGGCTCAACACCATTTTCATTTAACAGCACATTGGCCGGGGCTTCGAAACGATGTGGGAGATATCGAAGTTGGTCAGTTGAAGACAAAAATTTCCATCCCGCCAGAAATGGATGGCCCTGGGATTGGGACAAATCCGGATGAAATGCTTCTTGGGGCGGCTGCTACTTGTTATATCATTACTTTGGCAGCGATGATGGAACACAGTAAGCTAGAAAAAAATAATTTATCGGTGAATTCCACAGGAATTGTTGATGTAACAAAGGGTGTGATTACATACAAAAAAATCATTCACCGCCCAGTCATCGTTTTAAAATCCGAAGCAACAGAAAAAGATAAAGCTTTAGCTCTAAAATTAGCCCAAAAAGCAGAAACGTCCTGCATGATCTCAAGAGCATTAAAAGGCAATGTAGAAATTGAACTGGAGGCAACGATCATTAAACAATAGGGGCACACGCTATAAGTTTATTGTTTTCATCAGCTGACAGCTAAAGAATGTGAAAATGTTTATTCGACCTTTTAATCAAGAGCTGAATTTGTCCGTAAGATGAGGACAAATTCAGCATTTTTTTTCAATTTATAGCAGATTGACGAGCTGTAAAACCGCCACTTATTGAAGTTTCACTTTATAGGATAAACATAAATAGTTAATACTATTAAGGAAACAAAATAGCTTTGATAATACATAGAAAGGAGAACATCATGCAAAGCAAAGGTTTTCAGTTAACATTACAAACAGGAAGCTTAGTTGCAGGCTTTTTGGTGTGGGTTATCCTCTCTTCCTTAATGCCTTTTATTAAAGCTGATATTCCGCTTTCAGAAAATGAAATTGCTTGGGTTGCGGCAGCACCTGTCATACTTGGTTCCTTGCTTCGCATTCCGATTGGCTTTTGGACAAACCGATACGGGGCAAGAGTTATCTTTACAATAAGTTTTCTCCTTCTAGTTTTACCAGTTTTCATTATTAGTACAGCCAATTCCTTCTTCACCTTAATTCTTGGCGGATTAATGCTAGGTATCGGCGGTGCGGTTTTCTCCGTTGGGGTTACTTCACTTCCAAAGTATTATCCTAAGGAGAAGCATGGATTTGTCAACGGAATTTACGGAGCAGGGAATATCGGCACAGCTGTAACATCCTTCCTAGCACCTGTTTTGGCAAACTCATTTGGATGGAGATTAACCATTCAATTTTATATTATCTTAATGGTCATAGTAGCTGTACTAAATTTATTACTTGGCGACCGAAAAGAAAAAAAGGTCAATGCTATTTTCTCCCAGCAATTCAAAAGTGTGTACAAAAATCCAAAACTCTGGCTTCTGAGCTTATTTTATTTTATTACTTTTGGCTCCTTTGTTGCTTTCACTATTTATTTGCCTAATTTTCTTGTCAATCATTTTGAGCTTGAAAAGGTCGATGCAGGATTTAGAACTGCCGGTTTCATTGCATTAGCTACCTTTTTGAGACCTGTTGGGGGATGGCTTGGTGATAAATTCAATTCATTCCTCATATTAGTTGTCGTGTTTTCCGGTCTCACTTTTGCCGGCTTCCTCCTTTCATTTACACCTTCCCTGCCTATTTATACTGTTGGTTGTTTAGCAGTTGCGATCTGTGCCGGAATTGGAAATGGAACGATTTTTAAGCTTGTGCCGATGTATTTCTCGAAGCAAGCTGGAATTGTAAACGGGATTGTTTCAGCAATGGGTGGACTTGGCGGGTTCTTCCCTCCTCTAATATTAACGATTTTGTTTAATTGGACTGGTCATTATGCGATCGGATTTATGGCTCTTTCTGAATTTGCATTAGCAAGCACCATTTTGGTTGTATGGCTGTATTACCAGGATAAACTTTCTCTTTCCAGCCAGATTATTGAAAGTACAAGTGAAGGAATAATGGTTACCGATTTAGACGGAAAGATTATCAATATCAATCCATCCTTTACAAGAGTTACTGGATATACCCAGCAAGAGGTTATAGGAAAGACTCCAAGTATTTTGCAATCTGGCAAACATGATGCAGGGTTCTACGAAAACATGTGGAAGAAAATTGATGATGTCGGGTATTGGCAGGGCGAGATTTGGAATAAACGGAAAAATGGCGAGGTTTACAAGGAATGGCTAACGATTAGCGTTTTGAAGGATGAAAATGGAGATCTTAAAAAATATATCGGCATGTTTAGTGATATATCTAATAAATAATAACGAAACACAAAAATCACTTTCGATTCAGAAAGTGATTTTTTGTATGTGAGTATCTCATTGTCTGCTGTTTTTGTATTCATCACGAGCCCGATACTGCTGTGGGGCTCTTGCAGGATAGCGTCCTGGAAAACTAAACATATGAATTAATTGTGTAAACGGAATGGCCGCAAATAATATGAATGATGTAATTACATGAATTTGGAAAAGGAGTGGCACTCCAGTCATAAGCTGGTAATCAGGCTGAAAGGTAAATAAACTCCGAAACCAAGGTCCAATCGTCACACGATATTCATATGCCACAACAGTTGTATTGTATACAATCGTCATATATGTGCCAATTCCTGCCACAATCAAAAGCCAAATCACTGTAAAATAATCTGCAAACGATGCATGGGCGCTGACCCTTGGGTTCGTAAACTTTCGTATCAGTAAAATAATTAAACCAGCCACAACCATTAGCCCTGCTAGTCCCCCGCCAGCTATTGCAAAGAAATGGTATAAATGGTCAGTCACCCCCAAGGCCAAATAGAAGCTCCTTGGAATCAATACTCCCATCAAATGACCAATAAAGGCGAATAGGATCCCCCAATGAAATAGCAATGAACCGGCTCGCAGCCATTTTTTCTCAAATATTTCAGTTGAAGGAGCATGCCAGCTTTTGCCGCGAAATACAAACCGATAAATTGAAGCAACAACTAAAATCGTCCCAACGATATAAGGAAAGATTCCCCACCAGAATAATCCATTCATGTCTGCCCTCCTTTAATAATTTTCAAAAATTACAAAGATCTATTTAAAGCAAATTTAAAGGACATAGTTCCTGCTATTTCTCAATTTCATGTCCTTTAGACCCAGTATGAAGAACACATTTTAGAAATAACTCTCAAAATAAGCGCACATCACTACAGCTTACCCGTACAGCATTGGATATGGGAGCTCATCCAGATCTGCATCCTCTCGTTCATTTTCTAGCCGGGCAATTTCCTCTTGGTTTGGTGCTTTAAAAATATAGGTCATTAACATATCAAAAACCAGATAATAAGGATTGCTGTTAGGCAAATGTGTAAAGATCCGGTGGATTGCATAAGCTAGCCTTCGCTCCAGCTGTTTGATTTCCTCTGTTTCTGGAGCAACGGCAATAAGCTCTAACAGCATCGGTATATAGTCGGCCAGTTCTTTCCCAGCAGGCTCATATCCAGTTTCTTCGATTAATTTTTGTAATTGAATAAGAGCACTGCCTCGCCTGCGGCTATCCCCAAGTTCTTGTGAGGTTAAATATAAGCCCGTTTTCTCCTTATAGTCGAAGGTTTCTACATAAAGCTCTTGAAGTTCGATGAGAGTCCGATCCAAAAGGATTTTTAAACGGCTGGAAAACTCCTTTTGTAATTTCTCAGATGAGATGTTCTGATTCACATAATTATCGACCTTTACACATTCTTCATAGAAATCCTGTTCTGGATAATCCAGAAAACGCGACACAAACAAAAGCGTAAAGGCACGGTCATTCTTCATGCATTCTCACTTCTTTCATACGGGTACGTCACCATTCCCTCAGGTGGTGCGATGTCCTCAATACTGCAAGAACCTTGGCGATAATGTAAATTATTATCCATTTCCCGTCTGCCGGTTGGAATGACAAACCGTTCATTATACTTGGCCACTCCAAGCAGTCGTGCCATCTCTTCTAATTCTTCTACAGTCGTATTGGCTTCCTGAAGCAATTTGCTTTTTTCCATGTCATCAATGCCCCCGACTGTTTTGGCACGCATATGAACACGCATCGCAGCCATTTTCAAAAGCACTCTCCGAATGACGTTCGTATCATCGGCAGATAGTAATGATGCCAAATATTCCATCGGTATCCTCATGTCGTCAACTGCTGGAATCCAGCCATCCATGCTCAGCTCATGTTCATTTGTAATATGGTTCATGATCGGGCTAAGAGGTGGGACATACCACACCATTGGCAATGTCCGATATTCAGGGTGAAGCGGAAGAGCAATTTTCCATTTCATCGCCATTTTATAAATCGGTGATTCTTGTGCACTCATTATCCAGCTATCATTGATGCCAGCTTCACGAGCTTTTTCAATCACTTCGGGATCATTTGGATCTAAGAAAACAGATAGCTGTGCTTCATATAAATCTTTCGGGTCCTCAACAGAAGCTGCCGCTTTTACTCGGTCGGCATCATATAAAACAACGCCAATGTAACGAATCCGCCCTACACATGTTTCCGAGCATACGGTCGGCAGCCCTGCTTCTGTCCTCGGATAACAGAAATTACATTTCTCTGCTTTATGAGTGTTCCAATTGTAATACACCTTGTGATAAGGACACCCGTTCATACAAAAGCGCCAGCCGCGGCACGCATCTTGATCAACAAGAACAATACCGTCTTCATCCCTCTTATACAAAGCACCTGATGGACAAGATGCCACACAGGATGGGTTTAGGCAATGTTCACAGATTCTTGGCAAATACATCATGAAAGTTTTTTCATACTCCATCTTAATATGCTCCTGGAGCTTTTGGACGTTAGGATCCATCGGAACAATTTCACTGCCGCCTGCAAGATCATCATCCCAGTTAGAGCCCCATTCAGGCTTATCGATAAATTTCCCGGTAATCATTGATTTAGGGCGGGCAACTGGTAAACTTTCTTTCTTCGGCGCCTTCTGAAGATGCTCAAAATCATAGGTCCATGGTTCATAGAAATCATCAAGCGTTGCCATATTTGGGTTGTAAAAAATATTCGCGAGCTTTGAAATCGGACCTCCAGCTCTTAAATGAAGCCTTCCATTTCTTAATGTCCATCCGCCTTTATATCGGTTTGTATTTTCCCATTCCTTCGGATAACCCGGACCTGGCCGGGTTTCTACGTTGTTATACCAGACATATTCCATGCCTGGTCTATTGGTCCATACATTCTTGCACGTTACTGAACAGGTATGGCAGCCAATACATTTATCAAGATGCATTACCATTGCCACTTGAGCCTTAATTCTCAAGCCAATCGACCTCCTTCAACGGGCGAATAACGGCCATCGTATCCCTGTTGCTGCCGGTAGGACCATAATAATTAAAGCCATAACTAAGCTGCGAATACCCGCCAACCATATGTGTCGCTTTTGGATTAATTCTTGTCACACTGTTATGTGTCCCGCCGCGTTTTTTATTAATTGTGTTTCCTGGAACACCCATTGTCCGGTCCTGCGCATGGTACATATAGGCCACTCCTCTTGGCAGCCGGTATGTGAGAATCGCTCTAGCTGCAACAACTCCATTACGGTTATAAACTTCAATCCAATCATTGTCCTTAATGCCAGCTGAAGCCGCATCCTTTTCGTTCAGCCACACAACCTGCCAGCCTCTAAACAGCTGTGACATTTGGTTCGTGTCCGTGAACATCGTATGGATTCCCCACTTCTGATGCGGGGTCATATAACGAAGCGTAAGCGACTTTCCAGAGTTTTCAACCTCTTTCTCCCCTTTTAAAAACGGTCCCACATTAACAGGCGGAAGATAGAGTGGAAGCCCTTCACCAAAATCAAGCATGACCTCGTGATCTAAATAAAAGCTTTGCCGGCCTGTTAGCGTATGCCAAGGAATGTTATATTCCTTGTTAACGGTGAAAGGAGAATAACGTCGGTTATCATTTTCCAATCCGCTCCAAACAGGTGTGGAAATGGTTTGGCGTGGCTGAACAGTTAGAGCATCCAGCGTGTAATCTTCCTCTTCACGGCCTTCGGAGATATGACCTAGTTTCTTACCAGTCTTTGCCTCCATTGATTTCCAGCCTTCAACTGCACGCTTTCCATTCGTTGCACCTGACATGAGAAGAATCGCATTGATAGCCTGTTTATCAGAATAAAGCTCTGGATGGCCTTTGCCGATACCCTCACGATTTGAAACACCCAATCTATTCAACAACTCTTGATACGTCTTTTCCCCATTTACCTTAACACCTTTTGTTCCGTAGCCATTGCGAATATTTTCACCGACAGTGGTCCACATGTTATATACATTCGGATAATCCCTTTTGACGATCGTTAAATTGGACATTGTTTTGCCTGGGATTGCTTCGGCATCTCCTTTACGCCAGTCTTTAACCTTGCCGTATTCTTGAGCAATTTCATTGATTGTATCGTGTGCAAGAGGTGACATGATTATATCCTCTTGTGCTGGGAGATGTTTTTCTGCTAGTTCTGAGAATACTTTCGAAATTTCTCTAAAGGCATCCCAATCACTTTTCGTTTCCCAAGGTGGTGAAATCGCCGCATTAAAAGGATGGACAAAGGGATGTAAATCAGTGCTGCTTATATCAAATTTCTCGTACCATGTTGCGGCAGGAAGGATAATGTCTGAAAATAACCCGGAGCTCGTCATCCGAAAGTCCATCGCCACAAAAAGATCGGTTTTTCCTTCCGGCGGCTTCTTGTCTATGTTGACGTCCACTGGCTGCCATGAATTTTCTGTATCGGTCAGAACGGAATCATCAGCTCCGATTAAGTGCTTAACGAAATATTCATGACCTTTCCCGCTGTCCCCTAATAAATTGGAGCGCCAGTTAAAGAATATACGCGGGAAATTTCGCGGATCATTCGGATTCTCAATTGCATAATTAATTTTTCCTTCAGCAATCTGCTTGGCAACATCCTTAATGATCGCCTGATCATCCTCTTTGAATCGTTCGCGAGCCTCTTTCATTACATCAAGGGAATTTTCTGACCACTGCGGAAAGCTAGGCAGCCAGCCTAAGCGAGCAGATAATGCATTAAAATCAGCAGGATGAACATGACTGTATTTACTGCCCCACTCTGTCACCTTTTCTTCTGCCTGATACTCGTAGCGGAATTGCTCCGTTGCAAAATAGAAAAAGGACGTTCCATTCATGAATCGAGGAGATTTTACCCAATCGTTGGCAAAGGCAATTTGTGAGAATCCCTCAATCGGACGGACCTTTTCTTGTCCGACATAATGAGCCCATCCCCCGCCATTTACACCTTGAGAGCCTGTTAAAAGAATTAGATTTAGGATGGAGCGGTAGATTTGATCACTATGGAACCAATGGTTTGTCCCACCACCCATAGCAATCATGGATTTGCCATTTGTTCTTGCTGCATTATCCGCAAATTCTCTAGCTACTTGAATGACATGTTCTTTTTTGACCCCTGTAATACTTTCCTGCCAGGCAGGTGTATATGGCTTGTTTGGGTCATTGTAATCAGCAGGGTAATCCCCTTGAAGCCCACGATTAATCCCAGTATGTGCCATCATTAAATCATAAACCGTTGTTACGACAAGCTCATTACCCGCTTGATCCTTGATTTTTTTTATAGGAACACCTCGTGATACAATTCCCCCTTCCTTTTCAGCAAAATAAGGAAATTCAACCATTGCTACTTCATCAGAATCCTGTATAAAACTGAGTTTAGGATTGATATTTTGTCCATCTTCACTTTGCAAATCAAGATTCCACTTATTCCCGCTATCCCAACGGAATCCTTGGCTGCCGATAGGAATGACTATTTTATTCGAAAGTTCATCCCAAACAACGGTTTTCCATTCGCCTAGCTCATGTCCACTTTGCATATCAGATGCTCTAAGGAAACGATCTGATCGATAACGTCCATTTTTATCGTTTAATATAATTAAAAATGGGAGATCCGTGTATTGTTTTGCATAATCTGTAAAGTAAGGTGTTTCTCGATCTACATAAAATTCCTTCAAAATGACATGTGTCATGGCCATGGCTAGAGCCCCATCAGTCCCAGGTTTAGCAGGCAGCCAAATATCAGCAAACTTATCATATTCGGCATAATCCGGACTGACCCCAACGACTTTCGTGCCATTATAGCGTGATTCCACCATAAAGTGCGCATCTGGTGTTCGGGTTTGCGGAATATTCGTTCCCCAAATAATGAAGTATTTAGAGTTATACCAATCTCCGCTTTCCGGAACATCCGTTTGATCTCCCCATACTTGTGGAGAAGCAGGCGGCAAATCGGCATACCAATCATAGAAGCTGAGTATTGTTCCGCCAATTAAAGATAGAAATCTACTTCCGCCGGCATAACTGATCATCGACATGGCCGGAATTGGACTAAAACCAACAATGCGGTCAGGTCCATACTTTTTAATCGTGTAAATGATCGAAGCAGCAATTAATTGGCAGAGCTCCTTCCAACTACCGCGTACAAAACCTCCTTTTCCGCGGGCTTTCACATACTTCGCCCGCTTTTCTGGATTAGTCACAATATTTTCCCAAGCTTGAACTGGATTATCTGCTGTTTTCAGCTCACTTTTCCATAATTCATATAAATCACTACGCACATATGGATGTTTCACCCGTGTTGGACTGTATGTATACCAGGAAAAGCTAGCCCCGCGAGGACATCCGCGAGGTTCATAGTCTGGAAAGTTTTCCCCTGTTGACGGGTAATCAGTTTGCTGTGTTTCATAGACAATAATCCCGTCCTTCACATGGATTTTCCAACTGCATGAACCTGTACAATTCACTCCATGAGTGGAGCGGACGATTTTATCGTACTGCCAGCGTCTGCGGTAAACATCTTCAGAATTACGCGGCCGCGGACTTTCTTCAGTCCAGCTATCATTAATCCGATTTCCTCTTTTTAAATGCTTCAATGCGTGAGAAAGCTTATTCTGCTTTTGCTCCATAGTGGTCGTCCCTCCCTAGTAGGTAGCTTCCAATTGGGTTGAAATCCTCTCCCAAAATCCGGACAGCCTCTTCTCCAGCTTCTAATTCCCGCAAAAAAACCTCCCAGCTGGCTGAATTCGCTGCTGCTAATATTAATCTTTGAAGAGAACTCATCTCATTTATTTCATAGATTTTCTCTATTACTTCGCCAGGGATAAAGCCAAACCTCATTTGCAAGACAGCAATTAAATCCTCTCTATCCTCCACGAGCAATGCATCACTTTCAAAAGAAAACATGTATCTATCACCCCTTTTAAAGCTTAATCATTTTGTAATAGTCCGATATAAGCAAGCTTTTGCATTTTTCAGCGGCCTCTTGGAATAAATTTTCGGTTTCTGTATCAGGCACCAATGCCTGTTCTTTACTAATTGTTATCGTTGCTATTTCAGAAAAATGATTAGCTGACTTGATTGTTATGTCATATCCATTTTTAGCAGGCTTAATCGTTCCTATCGCATCATATGGATGAATATTAAACTTTTTAAAAGAATCCACCATTGTTTGATAGACATGCGGTGCTGCAAATCGCAGTGACTGTTCTCTTTCCAGCTGAAATTCTCCCATATTCACCCTCCTTACTCATTTCCTGAATTTCCCTGCGTTAGTATTTGTGTTATGCCAGAAGTTTATTCATCTCATCATCATTATGAATTTGGTCGACAATGATGAGCCCATCCATCAAACGAATAAAATGCTCATCAGGTTCAAGTTTTTTCAGCTTTTCTTTCATATTTTCCACCATTCTTCTCATGAGATCATGATCCCTGGTAAGCTGAAGGACTAATTCCTGCAGTTGTGGATTTTCGTTAGCCATTTCCTGATACAAGCCATTTTCCTCTGACTCAGCATGTGCGAGTGTTCTTGATTCCCAATGTTCAATGGTTATTTCGGCCACATGTAGAGCTTTTTGTTTGTCCCCCTCCTTTAAACAGCGGCTGTATAGCTCCCTTAATTCCATCGCTTCATTTAAAGCTGCTTCATGGATCGAAGAATGAGCATCCTGTTTCTTTAAGCTTGGTCCTGACA from Bacillus sp. DTU_2020_1000418_1_SI_GHA_SEK_038 includes these protein-coding regions:
- a CDS encoding MFS transporter gives rise to the protein MQSKGFQLTLQTGSLVAGFLVWVILSSLMPFIKADIPLSENEIAWVAAAPVILGSLLRIPIGFWTNRYGARVIFTISFLLLVLPVFIISTANSFFTLILGGLMLGIGGAVFSVGVTSLPKYYPKEKHGFVNGIYGAGNIGTAVTSFLAPVLANSFGWRLTIQFYIILMVIVAVLNLLLGDRKEKKVNAIFSQQFKSVYKNPKLWLLSLFYFITFGSFVAFTIYLPNFLVNHFELEKVDAGFRTAGFIALATFLRPVGGWLGDKFNSFLILVVVFSGLTFAGFLLSFTPSLPIYTVGCLAVAICAGIGNGTIFKLVPMYFSKQAGIVNGIVSAMGGLGGFFPPLILTILFNWTGHYAIGFMALSEFALASTILVVWLYYQDKLSLSSQIIESTSEGIMVTDLDGKIININPSFTRVTGYTQQEVIGKTPSILQSGKHDAGFYENMWKKIDDVGYWQGEIWNKRKNGEVYKEWLTISVLKDENGDLKKYIGMFSDISNK
- the narH gene encoding nitrate reductase subunit beta encodes the protein MRIKAQVAMVMHLDKCIGCHTCSVTCKNVWTNRPGMEYVWYNNVETRPGPGYPKEWENTNRYKGGWTLRNGRLHLRAGGPISKLANIFYNPNMATLDDFYEPWTYDFEHLQKAPKKESLPVARPKSMITGKFIDKPEWGSNWDDDLAGGSEIVPMDPNVQKLQEHIKMEYEKTFMMYLPRICEHCLNPSCVASCPSGALYKRDEDGIVLVDQDACRGWRFCMNGCPYHKVYYNWNTHKAEKCNFCYPRTEAGLPTVCSETCVGRIRYIGVVLYDADRVKAAASVEDPKDLYEAQLSVFLDPNDPEVIEKAREAGINDSWIMSAQESPIYKMAMKWKIALPLHPEYRTLPMVWYVPPLSPIMNHITNEHELSMDGWIPAVDDMRIPMEYLASLLSADDTNVIRRVLLKMAAMRVHMRAKTVGGIDDMEKSKLLQEANTTVEELEEMARLLGVAKYNERFVIPTGRREMDNNLHYRQGSCSIEDIAPPEGMVTYPYERSENA
- a CDS encoding nitrate reductase subunit alpha; protein product: MEQKQNKLSHALKHLKRGNRINDSWTEESPRPRNSEDVYRRRWQYDKIVRSTHGVNCTGSCSWKIHVKDGIIVYETQQTDYPSTGENFPDYEPRGCPRGASFSWYTYSPTRVKHPYVRSDLYELWKSELKTADNPVQAWENIVTNPEKRAKYVKARGKGGFVRGSWKELCQLIAASIIYTIKKYGPDRIVGFSPIPAMSMISYAGGSRFLSLIGGTILSFYDWYADLPPASPQVWGDQTDVPESGDWYNSKYFIIWGTNIPQTRTPDAHFMVESRYNGTKVVGVSPDYAEYDKFADIWLPAKPGTDGALAMAMTHVILKEFYVDRETPYFTDYAKQYTDLPFLIILNDKNGRYRSDRFLRASDMQSGHELGEWKTVVWDELSNKIVIPIGSQGFRWDSGNKWNLDLQSEDGQNINPKLSFIQDSDEVAMVEFPYFAEKEGGIVSRGVPIKKIKDQAGNELVVTTVYDLMMAHTGINRGLQGDYPADYNDPNKPYTPAWQESITGVKKEHVIQVAREFADNAARTNGKSMIAMGGGTNHWFHSDQIYRSILNLILLTGSQGVNGGGWAHYVGQEKVRPIEGFSQIAFANDWVKSPRFMNGTSFFYFATEQFRYEYQAEEKVTEWGSKYSHVHPADFNALSARLGWLPSFPQWSENSLDVMKEARERFKEDDQAIIKDVAKQIAEGKINYAIENPNDPRNFPRIFFNWRSNLLGDSGKGHEYFVKHLIGADDSVLTDTENSWQPVDVNIDKKPPEGKTDLFVAMDFRMTSSGLFSDIILPAATWYEKFDISSTDLHPFVHPFNAAISPPWETKSDWDAFREISKVFSELAEKHLPAQEDIIMSPLAHDTINEIAQEYGKVKDWRKGDAEAIPGKTMSNLTIVKRDYPNVYNMWTTVGENIRNGYGTKGVKVNGEKTYQELLNRLGVSNREGIGKGHPELYSDKQAINAILLMSGATNGKRAVEGWKSMEAKTGKKLGHISEGREEEDYTLDALTVQPRQTISTPVWSGLENDNRRYSPFTVNKEYNIPWHTLTGRQSFYLDHEVMLDFGEGLPLYLPPVNVGPFLKGEKEVENSGKSLTLRYMTPHQKWGIHTMFTDTNQMSQLFRGWQVVWLNEKDAASAGIKDNDWIEVYNRNGVVAARAILTYRLPRGVAYMYHAQDRTMGVPGNTINKKRGGTHNSVTRINPKATHMVGGYSQLSYGFNYYGPTGSNRDTMAVIRPLKEVDWLEN
- a CDS encoding OsmC family protein, with amino-acid sequence MAQHHFHLTAHWPGLRNDVGDIEVGQLKTKISIPPEMDGPGIGTNPDEMLLGAAATCYIITLAAMMEHSKLEKNNLSVNSTGIVDVTKGVITYKKIIHRPVIVLKSEATEKDKALALKLAQKAETSCMISRALKGNVEIELEATIIKQ
- a CDS encoding hemerythrin domain-containing protein — translated: MSGPSLKKQDAHSSIHEAALNEAMELRELYSRCLKEGDKQKALHVAEITIEHWESRTLAHAESEENGLYQEMANENPQLQELVLQLTRDHDLMRRMVENMKEKLKKLEPDEHFIRLMDGLIIVDQIHNDDEMNKLLA
- the narJ gene encoding nitrate reductase molybdenum cofactor assembly chaperone; amino-acid sequence: MKNDRAFTLLFVSRFLDYPEQDFYEECVKVDNYVNQNISSEKLQKEFSSRLKILLDRTLIELQELYVETFDYKEKTGLYLTSQELGDSRRRGSALIQLQKLIEETGYEPAGKELADYIPMLLELIAVAPETEEIKQLERRLAYAIHRIFTHLPNSNPYYLVFDMLMTYIFKAPNQEEIARLENEREDADLDELPYPMLYG
- the narI gene encoding respiratory nitrate reductase subunit gamma; translated protein: MNGLFWWGIFPYIVGTILVVASIYRFVFRGKSWHAPSTEIFEKKWLRAGSLLFHWGILFAFIGHLMGVLIPRSFYLALGVTDHLYHFFAIAGGGLAGLMVVAGLIILLIRKFTNPRVSAHASFADYFTVIWLLIVAGIGTYMTIVYNTTVVAYEYRVTIGPWFRSLFTFQPDYQLMTGVPLLFQIHVITSFILFAAIPFTQLIHMFSFPGRYPARAPQQYRARDEYKNSRQ